One stretch of Epinephelus lanceolatus isolate andai-2023 chromosome 15, ASM4190304v1, whole genome shotgun sequence DNA includes these proteins:
- the bub1bb gene encoding mitotic checkpoint serine/threonine-protein kinase BUB1 beta yields MAEGGDVEWELSKENIQPLRRGRAISALHQALSQQQDGLSSAINQQRQAFESELRMYEGDDPLDVWDRYIKWTEQTFPQGGKESNLFTLLERVVTKFTEEKKYHDDPRYVDLWIKFAENCPEPLDIYRYMQAQGIGVKHASLYIAWSEEYENQGNCRKADLVYQEGFKKCAEPHDKLLQFHKALQARVSRQVMMNVEEDDSDDEPKQPERVSLADLKHRGKKKAIAPVNRVGSAIRSISGGLQSHGAPVLGNVSNSRLVIFDESKAQSAGPSEPRLESWVAPPTSRAKENEQKTEKWCDVKMPQKTKFGHTVMAPPPPKPTFQPFVEESDQPPTMTPCKINPAVNTVLSARKPCREETPLKRLQEHHQQQKEAESGKLQEQSMYCKELLLSGATEFCFEELRAERYFKKMTQEVRGQKDHTSASASN; encoded by the exons ATGGCAGAAGGAGGAGATGTGGAGTGGGAGCTAAGCAAGGAAAACATCCAGCCACTGCGTCGCGGCAGAGCCATATCAGCCTTACATCAGGCGCTCAGTCAACAACAGGATGGACTCAGCTCTGCCATCAACCAGCAGCGACA GGCCTTTGAGTCTGAATTGCGGATGTATGAGGGAGATGATCCACTTGATGTTTGGGATCG GTACATTAAGTGGACAGAGCAGACCTTCCCTCAGGGGGGCAAGGAGAGCAACCTCTTCACACTGTTGGAACGAGTCGTGACCAAGTTCacagaggaaaagaaatatCACGACGACCCTCGCTATGTTGACCTCTGGATCAAATTT GCAGAAAATTGCCCGGAGCCCTTGGACATTTACAGGTACATGCAAGCACAGGGAATAGGAGTGAAACATGCATCCCTCTACATTGCTTGGTCTGAAGAATATGAGAATCAGGGCAACTGTCGCAAAGCAGATCTGGTTTACCAGGAGGGATTCAAGAAATGCGCAGAGCCCCATGATAAGCTCCTGCAGTTTCACAA gGCTTTGCAGGCACGTGTGTCACGACAGGTGATGATGAACGTGGAGGAGGACGATAGTGACGATGAGCCTAAACAACCTGAGAGAGTTTCTTTAGCTGACCTCAAACACAGGGGGAAGAAAAAGGCCATCGCCCCCGTCAACAGAGTTGGGTCTGCAATCAGAA GTATTTCTGGAGGCCTGCAGTCACACGGCGCACCTGTCCTTGGCAATGTTTCAAACAGTCGGTTGGTGATCTTTGACGAGAGCAAGGCTCAGAGTGCCGGCCCTTCAGAGCCTAGGTTGGAGTCCTGGGTGGCCCCTCCCACTTCCAGGGCAAAGGAGAATGAGCAGAAGACGGAAAAATGGTGTGATGTCAAG ATGCCCCAGAAGACCAAATTCGGACATACTGTAATGGCCCCACCACCTCCCAAACCCACCTTCCAACCATTTGTTGAGGAGTCAGACCAGCCTCCAACAAT GACTCCTTGTAAGATCAACCCGGCCGTGAACACAGTTTTATCAGCACGTAAGCCCTGCAGAGAGGAAACGCCTCTAAAGAGACTACAGGAGCACCATCAGCAACAGAAGGAAGCAGAGTCAGGAAAACTACAGGAGCAAAGCATGTACTGTAAAGAGCTGCTTCTCAGCGGCGCCACAGAATTCTGCTTTGAGGAGCTGCGTGCTGAACGCTACTTCAAAAAGATGACacaggaggtcagaggtcaaaagGATCACACTAGTGCCAGTGCTTCAAACTGA